In Zobellia roscoffensis, the following are encoded in one genomic region:
- a CDS encoding superoxide dismutase: protein MAFELPKLPYAYDALEPHIDARTMEIHHTKHHNGYTTKLNGAIEGTSLEGKSIEDILENLDMSNGAVRNNGGGFYNHSLFWEVMSPNGGGTPSGELATAIDSAFGSFEAFKEKFSGAAGTRFGSGWAWLCVHKGGKVEVCSTPNQDNPLMPETGCEGFPILGLDVWEHAYYLNYQNKRPDYINAFFNVINWDKVSELYAANK from the coding sequence ATGGCTTTTGAACTACCAAAATTACCATATGCATACGATGCATTGGAACCACATATTGATGCCAGAACAATGGAAATTCACCACACAAAACACCATAATGGTTATACAACCAAATTAAATGGTGCTATTGAAGGTACTTCTTTGGAAGGCAAATCTATTGAAGATATATTAGAGAACTTAGACATGTCTAACGGTGCTGTTAGAAACAATGGAGGCGGTTTTTACAACCACTCTCTTTTTTGGGAAGTTATGTCTCCTAATGGAGGAGGAACCCCATCTGGCGAACTTGCTACTGCAATAGACAGTGCCTTTGGTTCTTTTGAAGCATTTAAAGAGAAATTTAGCGGTGCTGCCGGTACTCGTTTTGGTTCTGGTTGGGCGTGGCTTTGCGTTCACAAAGGAGGCAAAGTAGAAGTTTGTTCTACACCTAACCAAGATAACCCTTTAATGCCAGAAACAGGTTGCGAAGGTTTTCCTATTTTAGGTCTTGATGTTTGGGAACATGCATACTACCTAAACTATCAAAACAAGAGACCTGATTATATTAATGCATTTTTTAATGTAATTAACTGGGATAAAGTATCTGAACTATATGCTGCCAATAAATAA
- a CDS encoding PD-(D/E)XK nuclease family protein: MQSFLEEVVKEVWEKHSSHEHIVFVLPSKRAGTFLKNAIAKSADNTFFAPEIYSIETFIEQISGLSYASNTQQLFVLYNTYLKETSQEKDNFYSFSNWAQTLLQDFNEIDRYLVDAKKLFSNLAAIQELTHWSLQKEKTKMMEDYLRFWNNLESLYNNFNSALLNVGLGHQGLVYRTAHTQLENYLQDNPDKLFVFIGFNALNTAETKIIQHILDHADSDIYWDIDSYFLEDKIHDAGFFLRQHLKSWSYLRENALKGVSSHYLGDKKINVVGLPKNVSQAKYTAHLLERIHGEKASDLKRTAVVLGDESLLNPILNSIPECIERVNITMGYPLNKIPLASLFDQFLNLYINRNEQGWFHQNILSFLAHPYIHILLGNDSEDTEAIDEVIKNKNWVYITAEQIKQVEKGEALASSLLFHKKTPSPKEILQHCLHIITALRSKLDDAKDALSFEYLYRYFNLFNQLLDLVEKYDFITDLKSLLGLYRELLSSETLDFQGEPLEGLQVMGMLESRNLDFETVIITSVNEGILPSGKSNNSFIPFDLKIQLGLPTFKEKDAVYTYHFYRLLQRAKNVYILYNTEPDVLEGGERSRLINQLLTDENRNSSITESVASPSIDPKRYILESIEKDDSLLELIKAHALRGFSPTSLSNYVRNPIDFYKRNLLGIDEVLEVEETIAANTFGTIVHDTLEDLYEPFVGHILTEEKLVEAKSQVAGLVQKHFAKTYLDGDISRGKNLIAFNVVLRYIENFINLEIVDVKKHQIRIIGLEANLKVSLNVPSVDFPVNLKGKLDRIDEVDGTLRIIDYKTGSVERNQLEIVDGVSITSDYKFSKAFQLLCYATMYASEHPEDIMEAGIICFKKLSSGVLKFATKDKAGNGAKKETKIGKETLSLFYTELSALISEICDLNTPFEEKEV, translated from the coding sequence ATGCAGAGTTTTCTAGAAGAAGTAGTCAAAGAAGTTTGGGAAAAACATAGTTCCCATGAGCATATTGTTTTTGTGCTTCCCAGTAAGCGGGCAGGAACTTTCCTGAAAAATGCTATAGCAAAATCTGCTGACAATACTTTTTTTGCTCCTGAGATATATAGTATAGAAACTTTCATTGAACAGATTTCAGGTCTATCGTACGCAAGTAATACGCAGCAACTCTTTGTTCTCTACAATACTTATCTAAAAGAGACTTCTCAAGAGAAAGACAACTTTTATAGCTTTTCCAATTGGGCGCAAACGCTTTTACAAGATTTTAATGAGATAGATAGGTACTTGGTGGACGCCAAAAAGCTATTTTCTAATCTTGCGGCTATTCAGGAATTGACCCATTGGTCCCTTCAGAAGGAGAAGACGAAAATGATGGAAGATTACCTTCGTTTTTGGAATAACCTGGAGTCATTATATAACAATTTTAATTCCGCGTTGTTAAATGTAGGTCTTGGACATCAGGGGCTAGTATATAGAACGGCACACACCCAGCTAGAAAATTACTTGCAGGACAACCCAGATAAACTCTTTGTTTTTATAGGCTTTAATGCACTGAATACAGCCGAAACAAAAATTATACAACATATTCTTGATCATGCTGATTCTGATATTTATTGGGATATAGATTCCTATTTCTTAGAGGATAAGATTCATGACGCAGGTTTTTTTCTAAGGCAACATCTTAAATCTTGGTCCTATTTAAGGGAGAATGCGCTTAAAGGTGTCAGCTCTCATTATTTAGGAGATAAGAAAATAAACGTTGTAGGGTTACCCAAAAACGTGTCCCAAGCAAAGTATACGGCTCATTTATTAGAGCGTATTCATGGAGAGAAGGCTTCCGATTTAAAACGTACAGCCGTTGTTTTGGGAGATGAGTCTTTATTAAATCCTATTTTAAATTCTATTCCGGAGTGTATAGAAAGAGTTAACATAACCATGGGATATCCTTTAAATAAAATTCCCTTGGCCAGTTTGTTCGACCAGTTCTTGAATTTGTATATCAACAGAAATGAACAAGGATGGTTTCATCAAAATATACTATCGTTTTTAGCACACCCGTACATTCATATTCTTTTAGGGAATGACAGTGAAGATACGGAGGCTATTGATGAGGTTATAAAAAATAAGAATTGGGTATATATTACTGCAGAGCAAATCAAACAGGTAGAAAAGGGAGAAGCATTAGCTTCTTCATTGCTATTTCATAAAAAAACACCTTCACCGAAGGAAATTTTACAGCACTGTTTACATATTATCACTGCCTTAAGGAGCAAACTTGATGACGCCAAGGATGCTTTGTCTTTTGAATACCTCTATCGGTACTTCAATTTATTCAACCAGTTATTGGATTTAGTCGAGAAATATGATTTTATAACAGACCTTAAATCGTTATTGGGCCTTTATCGTGAGTTGCTATCTTCGGAAACCTTAGATTTTCAAGGGGAACCTTTGGAAGGTTTACAGGTTATGGGGATGCTAGAAAGTCGTAATCTGGACTTTGAAACGGTTATTATTACTTCCGTAAATGAAGGAATCCTACCATCTGGAAAATCGAACAATTCTTTTATTCCGTTCGATTTAAAAATACAATTGGGGCTTCCTACTTTTAAGGAAAAAGATGCGGTCTATACCTATCACTTTTACAGGTTGCTGCAGCGCGCTAAAAATGTATATATTCTTTACAATACAGAACCGGATGTATTGGAAGGAGGGGAACGTAGTAGGCTTATAAACCAGCTGCTAACGGATGAGAATAGGAATTCTAGTATTACAGAAAGTGTAGCATCGCCATCTATAGATCCAAAACGCTATATTTTAGAATCCATAGAAAAAGATGATAGTTTATTAGAGCTCATCAAAGCCCATGCATTACGGGGTTTTTCACCAACATCCCTCAGTAATTACGTGCGTAACCCTATAGATTTTTACAAAAGAAACCTATTAGGCATTGATGAAGTTCTAGAAGTTGAGGAAACCATAGCGGCCAATACTTTTGGAACTATTGTGCATGATACCCTGGAAGATTTATACGAGCCTTTTGTGGGACATATTTTAACGGAGGAGAAACTTGTAGAAGCAAAATCTCAGGTTGCCGGACTGGTGCAAAAACACTTTGCTAAAACGTATTTGGATGGTGATATATCTAGGGGGAAAAACCTGATTGCCTTTAATGTTGTGCTTCGTTATATTGAAAATTTCATCAACTTAGAAATAGTCGATGTCAAGAAACACCAAATAAGAATAATTGGTCTAGAAGCGAACTTAAAAGTGTCCTTAAATGTCCCGTCTGTTGATTTTCCTGTTAATTTAAAAGGAAAGCTAGATAGAATTGATGAAGTAGATGGCACGTTACGAATAATAGATTACAAAACCGGAAGCGTAGAGCGAAACCAGTTGGAGATTGTAGACGGTGTATCCATTACCTCGGATTACAAATTCAGCAAAGCTTTCCAGCTCCTTTGCTATGCTACTATGTATGCTTCCGAGCATCCGGAAGATATTATGGAAGCGGGTATCATATGTTTTAAAAAATTAAGTTCTGGAGTGTTAAAATTCGCTACAAAGGACAAAGCGGGCAATGGAGCCAAAAAAGAAACAAAAATAGGGAAAGAAACCCTTTCCCTATTCTATACTGAGCTCAGTGCCCTCATTTCCGAAATATGTGATTTAAACACGCCTTTTGAAGAAAAGGAAGTGTAA
- the kbl gene encoding glycine C-acetyltransferase: protein MYGKIKEHLEKELASIKEDGLYKSERIITSPQGAEIKISTGEEVINFCANNYLGLSSHPEVIQAAKDTLDSHGFGMSSVRFICGTQDIHKELEKKIANFYGTEDTILYAAAFDANGGVFEPLLTSEDAIISDSLNHASIIDGVRLCKAKRYRYANSDMADLEKQLKQANEDQARFKIIVTDGVFSMDGLVAPLDKICDLADKYDAMVMIDECHATGFIGPTGIGTLEEKDVMGRIDIITGTLGKALGGAMGGYTTGKKEIIEILRQRSRPYLFSNSLAPAIVGASIKVFELLANDTSLRDKVQENATYFKAEMKKAGFDIIDGDSAIVPVMLYDAKLAQEMASKLLKKGIYVIGFFFPVVPKGKARIRVQLSAAHEIKHLDRAINAFIEVGKDLKIV, encoded by the coding sequence ATGTACGGAAAAATAAAAGAGCACTTAGAAAAAGAACTTGCAAGCATAAAAGAGGACGGCCTCTATAAAAGTGAACGAATTATAACATCACCGCAAGGGGCAGAAATTAAAATTTCCACAGGAGAAGAGGTAATCAACTTCTGTGCTAATAACTATTTGGGTCTTTCGTCACACCCAGAAGTTATACAAGCAGCAAAAGATACTTTAGATAGCCATGGTTTTGGTATGTCATCGGTACGTTTTATTTGCGGTACGCAAGACATTCACAAGGAACTCGAAAAGAAAATTGCGAATTTCTACGGAACTGAAGATACCATATTATATGCTGCCGCCTTTGATGCCAATGGTGGAGTTTTTGAACCATTGCTAACTTCGGAGGATGCAATAATATCGGATTCGCTCAATCATGCATCTATTATTGATGGGGTTAGATTGTGTAAGGCGAAGCGCTATAGATATGCAAATAGCGATATGGCCGACTTAGAAAAGCAATTGAAACAAGCCAATGAAGACCAAGCCCGTTTTAAGATAATTGTTACCGATGGCGTTTTCTCTATGGATGGTCTTGTGGCACCTTTAGATAAAATTTGCGACTTGGCAGATAAATATGATGCTATGGTTATGATAGATGAATGTCATGCCACAGGTTTTATAGGTCCTACAGGAATAGGTACGCTTGAGGAAAAAGACGTAATGGGCCGTATAGACATTATAACCGGCACTTTGGGCAAAGCGCTGGGAGGTGCTATGGGTGGCTATACCACCGGAAAAAAAGAAATCATAGAAATTTTGCGTCAACGTTCTAGACCTTATTTGTTTTCCAATTCTTTGGCTCCGGCTATTGTAGGGGCGTCTATAAAGGTTTTTGAGCTGTTGGCAAATGATACATCATTGCGTGATAAAGTACAAGAAAACGCAACCTATTTTAAAGCCGAAATGAAGAAAGCCGGGTTTGATATTATTGATGGAGACTCGGCTATTGTGCCCGTAATGCTGTATGACGCTAAATTGGCGCAAGAAATGGCAAGTAAATTATTGAAAAAAGGAATTTATGTTATAGGATTTTTCTTTCCAGTGGTACCAAAAGGTAAGGCAAGAATACGGGTTCAGTTATCTGCTGCCCATGAAATCAAGCATTTAGACCGAGCAATCAATGCTTTCATCGAAGTTGGAAAGGACTTAAAAATCGTTTAA
- a CDS encoding UvrD-helicase domain-containing protein, which yields MQHSTFKIYNASAGSGKTHTLTKEYLKIVLSSSNRFSKILAITFTNKAVNEMKHRILESLAKFGKVDDEATAPPLFLDLKKELGVDATTLRQRSKQTLKEILHNYAFFDISTIDKFTHRLIRTFAKDLKLPQNFEVVLDTDLLLDEAVAKLVHKAGTDKQLTQVLLEFALEKIDDDKSWDIAYDLGNIGKLLFRENHADHLQNLKDKNIEDFVELKKTVRSRIKATQESLVGFASLALQVMDQNGLEFSDFKGKYFPKFMENIAAENLKIDFNAAWKQNFDEAVLYNKSTADATKTTLDELHPQFSEIFNKIKHAFYELSFLKNAYSNLVPLTVLNAIQKEVKNLQNERDQLSIAEFNTIISKEIKNQPAPFIYERLGEKYRHYFVDEFQDTSTLQWNNLIPLIGHALEGEDLQGNRGSLFLVGDAKQAIYRWRGGRAEQFLDLVNESESPFAIPAQTESLPTNWRSYDEVIKFNNDFFTATSPFLNNAMYNNMFVEGNRQGYNSKQGGTVQLNFIEKDEEKSRDEQYCTEVLNTIQTVIEKDYGYEDICILVRGNRQGVLLADFLTQQEIPTISSESLLLNSSDKVRFLANLMAYIGNPTNLQIAYELLTYLSKDGENRHQYIFENLKNVEHLLLKEYQLDVEELKQLSVYDGMERAIRQCNLVEGSDAYVTFFMDFVLETEQKEGTGIQAFLNLWDKKKGKLSISAPDNIDAVRIMTVHKSKGLEFSIVIFPFANEHIYKRMDKKMWLPLNADAFNGFEEILITEKKEVENYGGEAAQVYSEEEHKMELDALNLLYVALTRAEKALYIISEKDLARGQHKTDYYSGLFIEYLKGKSLWSDDDLVYSFGELEKAPAPHQTKEQQDIDYSFTHKDRSSFKILTRSGMLWDTEREAAISKGNLIHYILGYIETQEDIEPALQKAIQQGEIESQEIDEVRDKLLRIVNHPTLQIYYKDSDVIKNEKDIITADGKILRPDRIVFKEKNATLIDYKTGKTNPKYKEQLYSYADALADMGYVVENKIIVYINEEVTPEFI from the coding sequence TTGCAACACAGCACTTTTAAAATATATAACGCTTCTGCGGGCTCTGGAAAGACACACACTTTAACGAAAGAATACCTTAAAATAGTTCTTTCATCAAGCAATCGTTTCAGTAAAATTTTGGCTATTACGTTCACCAATAAAGCGGTAAACGAAATGAAGCACCGTATCCTAGAAAGCCTTGCTAAGTTTGGTAAAGTTGATGACGAAGCCACTGCACCTCCACTTTTTTTAGATTTAAAGAAAGAGCTTGGAGTAGATGCCACCACATTGCGTCAGCGCTCTAAACAGACTTTAAAGGAGATTCTGCATAACTATGCTTTTTTTGATATTTCTACAATTGATAAGTTTACCCATAGACTTATCAGGACTTTTGCAAAGGACCTGAAATTGCCACAAAATTTTGAAGTGGTTTTAGATACTGATTTGTTATTAGATGAGGCGGTTGCTAAATTGGTGCACAAAGCGGGCACAGACAAACAACTTACTCAAGTATTGTTAGAGTTTGCCCTTGAGAAAATTGATGATGATAAAAGCTGGGATATTGCCTATGATCTAGGTAATATAGGCAAGCTGCTTTTTAGGGAAAACCACGCAGATCACTTGCAAAATCTAAAGGATAAGAATATAGAGGATTTTGTAGAGTTAAAGAAAACCGTGCGTTCTCGAATAAAGGCTACTCAGGAAAGCCTTGTTGGATTCGCAAGTTTGGCACTGCAAGTAATGGACCAAAATGGATTGGAATTTTCTGATTTTAAAGGAAAGTACTTTCCAAAATTCATGGAAAATATTGCGGCAGAAAATCTAAAAATAGATTTTAATGCGGCTTGGAAACAGAACTTTGACGAAGCCGTCTTATATAATAAATCTACTGCAGATGCTACAAAGACAACTTTAGACGAGTTGCATCCACAATTTTCTGAAATCTTCAATAAGATAAAACATGCATTTTACGAGCTTTCCTTTTTAAAGAATGCATATTCAAATTTAGTTCCGCTAACCGTTCTGAACGCAATACAAAAGGAGGTCAAAAATCTGCAGAATGAACGTGATCAGCTTTCTATTGCAGAGTTCAATACCATCATATCTAAAGAAATAAAAAACCAGCCAGCACCTTTTATATATGAGCGTTTAGGTGAAAAGTATCGCCATTATTTTGTGGATGAGTTTCAGGATACATCTACACTACAGTGGAATAACTTAATACCGCTTATTGGGCATGCTTTGGAGGGGGAAGATTTGCAAGGTAATAGAGGGTCTCTTTTTTTAGTGGGCGATGCCAAACAAGCTATTTATCGTTGGCGAGGTGGTCGTGCGGAGCAATTTTTAGATTTGGTAAATGAATCTGAGAGTCCGTTTGCAATTCCTGCTCAAACTGAATCTTTGCCAACCAACTGGCGTAGCTATGATGAGGTCATTAAGTTCAATAATGACTTCTTTACTGCTACTAGTCCTTTTTTGAACAATGCTATGTATAATAATATGTTTGTAGAGGGCAATAGGCAAGGATATAATTCAAAACAAGGAGGAACCGTACAGCTCAACTTTATTGAAAAAGATGAAGAAAAAAGTAGGGATGAGCAGTACTGTACGGAAGTATTGAACACTATACAAACTGTAATTGAAAAGGATTACGGCTATGAAGACATTTGTATTTTGGTTAGGGGAAATAGGCAGGGAGTTTTATTAGCTGATTTTCTTACACAACAGGAAATTCCAACCATTTCATCTGAAAGTTTATTGTTGAACAGTAGTGATAAGGTTCGGTTTCTGGCAAATCTTATGGCATACATTGGTAATCCTACTAATTTACAGATAGCCTATGAGTTGCTAACTTATCTTTCTAAGGACGGGGAGAATAGACATCAATATATATTTGAGAACTTAAAAAATGTAGAACATCTTTTATTAAAGGAATATCAACTAGACGTTGAGGAGCTAAAACAACTATCCGTTTACGATGGTATGGAAAGAGCTATTCGTCAATGTAATTTGGTTGAAGGTTCAGATGCCTATGTTACTTTTTTTATGGATTTTGTGCTTGAAACGGAACAGAAAGAAGGTACGGGAATTCAGGCGTTCTTGAACCTCTGGGATAAGAAAAAGGGCAAACTGAGTATTTCCGCTCCTGATAATATAGATGCCGTACGAATTATGACCGTTCATAAGTCTAAAGGCCTTGAATTTTCAATTGTCATTTTTCCTTTTGCCAATGAACATATCTATAAAAGGATGGATAAAAAAATGTGGCTTCCTCTAAATGCCGATGCGTTTAACGGATTTGAAGAAATTCTAATTACAGAAAAAAAGGAAGTAGAGAATTATGGGGGGGAAGCGGCTCAAGTTTATTCTGAAGAGGAGCATAAAATGGAATTGGATGCGCTTAACCTATTATATGTAGCCTTAACAAGGGCGGAGAAGGCGCTTTATATTATATCGGAAAAAGACCTGGCCAGAGGGCAACATAAAACCGATTATTATTCGGGCCTGTTCATTGAGTACCTAAAAGGAAAGAGTCTATGGTCCGATGATGATTTGGTCTATAGTTTTGGAGAACTGGAAAAAGCACCTGCCCCTCATCAAACAAAAGAGCAACAGGATATAGATTATAGTTTTACGCATAAAGACAGGTCAAGCTTTAAAATCCTAACCCGATCAGGCATGTTGTGGGATACGGAACGTGAAGCAGCAATTTCTAAAGGAAACCTTATACATTATATATTAGGTTATATAGAAACACAAGAAGATATTGAGCCTGCTTTGCAAAAAGCTATACAGCAAGGGGAGATAGAAAGCCAGGAAATAGATGAGGTGAGGGATAAGTTGCTGCGGATTGTAAATCACCCTACACTCCAAATCTATTATAAGGATAGCGATGTCATTAAGAACGAAAAGGATATTATTACCGCAGATGGGAAGATATTGCGTCCGGACAGAATAGTGTTTAAAGAAAAGAATGCAACCCTTATCGATTATAAAACAGGCAAGACCAACCCTAAATATAAGGAGCAACTCTATTCCTATGCAGATGCATTAGCAGATATGGGGTATGTTGTAGAGAATAAAATCATTGTTTACATTAACGAAGAAGTAACACCAGAATTCATATAA
- a CDS encoding SDR family oxidoreductase, translated as MDLKNKVVYITGGSKGIGYGVAVTLLEAGARVAVSGRTLSTVEEAAKQLGSEDRVLALASDVSKHGDEKAAVQKILDKWGQLDVVLANAGVGYFAPVDELEDDAWHKMIDTNLNGVFHTLKASVEALKKSKGYYITLASLAGTNFFASGAGYNATKFGVVGFTQAAMLDLRKYDIKVSTIMPGSVATHFAGNEPDEKDAWKIQPEDIGELVLDLLKMNPRTLPSKIEVRPTRPDKK; from the coding sequence ATGGATTTAAAAAATAAGGTAGTCTATATAACAGGAGGCTCAAAAGGTATAGGGTATGGTGTAGCCGTAACATTATTGGAAGCAGGGGCTAGAGTAGCCGTAAGCGGAAGAACACTCTCTACCGTTGAAGAAGCCGCCAAACAACTAGGTTCGGAGGATCGCGTTCTTGCATTGGCATCGGATGTTTCAAAACATGGTGACGAAAAAGCAGCTGTTCAAAAGATTTTGGATAAATGGGGGCAATTGGATGTGGTTTTAGCGAATGCGGGAGTGGGCTATTTTGCTCCTGTAGACGAGCTAGAAGATGATGCTTGGCACAAGATGATAGATACAAACCTAAATGGTGTGTTTCATACTCTAAAAGCATCGGTAGAAGCACTTAAGAAGTCTAAGGGATACTACATAACCTTAGCTAGTTTGGCGGGCACTAACTTTTTTGCTTCCGGAGCGGGATACAATGCCACTAAATTTGGTGTCGTAGGTTTTACACAGGCGGCCATGCTAGATTTACGCAAGTATGATATAAAAGTATCAACCATTATGCCTGGTTCTGTTGCCACGCATTTTGCCGGTAATGAGCCGGACGAAAAAGATGCTTGGAAAATTCAGCCGGAAGATATTGGCGAACTTGTTTTGGATTTATTAAAAATGAATCCGCGTACATTGCCCAGCAAAATTGAGGTGCGCCCCACAAGACCGGATAAAAAATAA
- a CDS encoding OmpA family protein, with translation MKHLSKLLVVVVLIVGINNVQAQDENNPWQVQFGVNAIDVYPTSDDNFPTQTSSFGNELFNASDHWNILPSISYVGVSRSVGDGLSVGVRGSLNKISKLGDIGVDDLSHYALDGTIKYNFLDQKVVDPFVEVGGGYTWVDEIGAGTVNGGVGVNFWFTENIGLTVQTTYKHAFEDYGRKHWQHLAGISVKFGGTDTDGDGVYDKDDACPEVAGLEAFNGCPDADGDGIEDSKDACPNEAGSKEMNGCPDADGDGVADKDDKCPNEAGLANLAGCPDADGDGVADGDDECPNEAGPAENKGCPWPDTDGDGVLDKDDKCPEVAGTVANAGCPEVTEEVQKQLNDYARTILFDTGKSSIKAESTSVMVDIITILKEYPNAKFTVEGHTDSVGSQKLNQSLSESRALSVKEFLVEKGIEEFRLSAIGYGEDKPIASNNTRSGRKENRRVEINLVK, from the coding sequence ATGAAACATCTTAGCAAATTATTGGTTGTTGTTGTCCTTATTGTAGGCATCAATAACGTACAAGCGCAAGACGAGAATAATCCATGGCAAGTGCAATTCGGAGTTAATGCCATAGATGTGTACCCGACAAGCGATGACAATTTCCCGACTCAGACTAGTTCTTTCGGTAATGAGCTTTTCAACGCATCTGACCACTGGAATATTCTTCCTTCTATCTCTTATGTTGGTGTGTCTAGATCTGTAGGTGACGGTCTTTCTGTTGGCGTTAGAGGATCTTTGAACAAAATCAGCAAATTAGGAGATATAGGTGTAGATGATCTTTCGCACTACGCTTTAGATGGTACAATTAAATATAACTTCCTTGACCAAAAAGTAGTTGACCCCTTCGTTGAAGTAGGTGGTGGTTACACTTGGGTTGATGAAATTGGTGCTGGTACTGTAAATGGTGGTGTTGGTGTAAACTTCTGGTTTACAGAAAACATTGGTCTTACTGTACAGACTACTTACAAGCACGCTTTTGAAGATTACGGTCGTAAGCACTGGCAACATTTAGCAGGTATCTCTGTTAAGTTTGGTGGTACTGATACTGACGGTGATGGTGTATATGACAAAGATGATGCTTGTCCAGAAGTTGCTGGTTTAGAAGCTTTCAACGGTTGTCCTGATGCTGACGGTGACGGAATCGAAGACAGCAAAGATGCTTGTCCTAACGAAGCTGGTTCTAAAGAAATGAACGGTTGTCCTGATGCTGACGGTGACGGAGTTGCTGATAAAGATGATAAATGTCCTAACGAAGCTGGATTGGCTAACCTAGCAGGTTGTCCTGATGCTGACGGTGACGGAGTTGCTGATGGTGACGATGAGTGTCCTAATGAAGCAGGTCCTGCTGAGAACAAAGGATGCCCATGGCCTGATACTGATGGTGACGGTGTATTGGACAAAGATGATAAATGTCCAGAGGTTGCAGGTACTGTAGCTAACGCTGGTTGTCCTGAAGTAACTGAAGAAGTTCAAAAACAATTGAACGACTACGCTAGAACTATCTTGTTTGATACAGGTAAGTCTTCTATCAAAGCTGAGTCTACTTCTGTAATGGTTGACATCATCACTATCTTAAAAGAATATCCTAATGCTAAATTTACAGTAGAAGGTCACACAGATAGCGTTGGTAGCCAGAAATTGAACCAAAGCCTTTCTGAGTCAAGAGCACTTTCTGTAAAAGAGTTCTTAGTAGAAAAAGGTATTGAAGAATTCAGATTGTCTGCTATCGGTTACGGTGAAGACAAGCCAATCGCATCTAACAACACAAGAAGCGGTAGAAAAGAAAACAGAAGAGTTGAGATTAACTTGGTAAAGTAA